The following nucleotide sequence is from Paenibacillus andongensis.
CAGGATATGAGCGACATTTATTATCAAGGCTCGAACACATCCATTCTGAGGGATTCGCTGTTTATTGAGGAGCAGAAGCAATTGCTCCTTTACCTAGAGCAGATAGACGGGGAAAGAATCAACCATACAATTTCAACCATTTTTTCCGCTGTAAGGAACCAACCTATCTACGCGATAACGGTACAAGTTATTGTAAGCGAAATGCTTCATCTTGTTGAAATATCTTTGAAGCGGCAATTTTCGCATATAACCATCGAAGATAACCAGCTCATCCCCTCGCGAAATGAACTTGGGCGAATGAGAAGCGTTTCCGAGCTTGAGCAGTGGCTGTTAGCGTACTACGAGCGTATTGTTGAGATCATTAAGAAACAGCAGTCAGGAGGCCCCTATTCGCGTCATATTGCCAAAGCCGTTCAATTTATTACGGACAACTATGCCGCCAACATTTCATTGGACAGCACAGCCAGTGCCCTGAATCTAAATCCTTCTTACTTAAGCAGGTTGTTCAAAGAGGAAACGCAAATGACGTTCACGGAGTATTTAAATCGAGTTCGCATTAAAAAAAGCTGCATGCTCATGGAATCCGACACTTATGCGTTGAAACAGATTAGCCATGAGGTCGGCTTTTTGAGTTACACGTACTTTTTTAAAGTGTTTAAAAGTATAACAGGGATGACGCCTCAAGCGTATATCGATAACCTGAAACAGTCAAAAAAGTAGAATGGAATGTCATATAAGTTGAATCAGCGGGGAAATGTCTTTATTTATAATGAGATTACCCCTTAGAAAACGCTTTCTTAACAGGGTGAAAACAACGCGATCGGAGGAAAGAAAGAATGAAAAGAAATTGGGGGACGGTACTGCTTTCTACTTTAGTTGTTTCCAGTATGACACTAGCTGCCTGCAGCTCAGATACAGCTAGTAAAGAGAAAGAGGGAACACCCAAAGCAGATGACGCAAAAAGTGTGTCTTCAGCTGGATTTCCTATTGTCAAAGAGCCGCTTAAATTAAAGATGTTCACCAGAATTGCGCCAAGCAATGGGCCCTTTAAGGATATGCCGGTGTTCCAGGATTATGAAAAAATGAGCAATATTCAGGTAGAATTTATCGAAGCGCCAACGGATGGTTTTGCTGAGAAAAAGAATCTGTTGTTTGCATCGAATGAGCTCCCTGATGCTTTATACCGCTCTGGCCTTACACAGTTAGAGGCAATTAAATACGGTTCAGGCGGTCAATTAATCCCGCTCGAGAAGCTGATTGATTCTTACGCTCCAAACCTTAAGAAGTTAATGGAAACGTATTCAGAGATTCGTTCCGCCATTACAACACCCGAAGGCCATATTTATGCCATTCCGGGTATCGTGACCGTCAACGCCGCCAGAACCGATAAAAGATGGATGAATCAAGCATGGCTGAAGAAACTGAACCTGAAGGAACCTGAGACTACGGATGAACTGTACGAGGTGTTGAAGGCTTTCCGGGATAAAGATCCTAACGGCAACGGCAAACAAGACGAGATTCCGATGACTGCACGGAACGACAAATTATCTATCATTCCGCAAATGGCCGGATCCTTTGGATTGGATCTTCAGTTTGGTTATAACATTAACTTAGAGAATGACAAGGTTAATATATGGATGGGTAACGATCGGAATAAAGAGTTATTAATGTTTTTGAACAAGTTGTATTCGGAAAAACTGCTCGATCAGGAGCTGTTTACACAGAAGGAAGCTCAATATCTGGCCAAGCAAGGGTCAGGAAATACCGGCTTCTTCTTTGATCAAACGAACAATCCGATGCTCGATACTAAAGTTGCAAATCAATATATAGGCATAGCCCCGTTCAAGGGACCGCATGGTGACAGAATGCAGAGTAATGCAGCTCCAGTACCGAGAGACTTTGGAGCTTTCGCCATCACCCCGGTTAACAAGAATCCGGAAGCGACGATGCGTTGGATCGATTATTTCTTCAGCGACGACGGATCCACCTTACTGCGATTTGGTCGTAAAGGCGAGAATTATGAATTGCGGGATGGGATTCCTTATTATACGGATGCCTTCTTGGCGACTGGCAATCAATCCAAAATCACCCCATATGCCGGAGGCGGAGCGCCGCATCTGATCAGCGAGAAGGTAGCGTCGTACATCAATCCACTGCAGGTTCAAGAAGCTCAAAAGAAACTGGATCCGTTCATGCCGAAGGTTAAGTACGCACCACCTATGTTCGATGAACAAACGGCTCAAAAAATCAATGTACTGCGGAACGATATTGATAAATACTACGAGGAGCAGAGCACTAAGTTTATTGTTGGCGCGCTTAGCTTCGATAAGTGGGGCGAATTCCAGGCTACTTTGAAGAAATTGAAAATTGATGAGCTGCAGCAACTGTACCAAGCTACTTACGATAACCTCAAAAAGCAAAAATAAGCACTGCATGACGGCTGGAGGGCTACAGATGAAGAGTACGGCAAATACGGTGGTCGTTGCGTCTCGATTCAAATCGAGGCGCTCCAGCCTCCTTAAATCGATCGTTAGTCGGTACGATCTCTACTTGATGCTACTTGTTCCTATCGTATGGTACCTTGTATTCCATTACGGGCCTATGTATGGTTTGCAAATCGCGTTTAAAAACTTCAGTCCAATCAAGGGTATTCTTGGCAGCAAATGGGTAGGCTTGGATCATTTCGAACGCTTTGTAGAATCCTACTATTTCTGGAGGCTGCTCTGGAACACCATTTCGATTAATTTGTTTTCCTTATTTTTTGCTTTTCCTGTTCCGTTAGTTCTGGCCTTACTTGTTAATGAAATCCGCAACAAAGGTTTCAGCAAAATTGTGCAAAACATTACGTATATCCCTCATTTTATTTCAGTTGTCGTCATGGTGGGCATGTTGATGCTGTTTTTATCTTCGAGAGGAGGTCCTGTGAATACGATCATTCAAGCATTCGGCGTGTCGCCAGTGCGATTTATGGAATCAGCGGGCTGGTTTAAGCCAATCTTTATCAGTTCCAATATTTGGCAAAATATGGGATGGCAATCGATCATTTATATTGCGGCACTTGCCGGAGTGAACCCGCAACTGTATGAATCGGCCAAAATGGATGGAGCAAGTCGATTGCGGCGTATTTGGCATGTATCCGTTCCAGGCATCCTTCCTGTTATCGTCATCTTGCTTATTCTCGATATCGGCCAACTTATGAATGTCGGCTTTGAAAAAATATTGTTAATGCAAAACAATCTGAACTTGGAAGCGAGCGATGTCATATCTACCTTTGTCTATACCAAAGGTATTCTTCAAGGAGAGTACAGCTATACGGCCGCAATAGGCTTGTTTAATTCGATGGTTAACCTGACGCTTCTTATGCTCGTCAATCGTTTTGCCCGTAAAAAGGCCGAGACAAGCTTATGGTGAGGAGGGGCAATGTGATGAGGGAGCAAACGCTCAACCGAAAGAAATCGGATGAAAAAATATTCGATATCGTAGTCAACATATTGGCGGCCCTTATAGTGGTAGTCGTGCTGTACCCGTTAATTTTTATTGTAAGTGCATCCTTCAGCGATCCTGCTCTGCTGCTGAATGGCGAAGTGATTTTGCTGCCTAAACATATTACTTTAGAGGCATACAAGAATGTATTTCAGAACGATCAAATATGGCATAGCTATGGCAATACCATTTTGTACACAATTGTAGGAACGTCGATCAATCTTCTAATGACGACATTAGCAGCCTACCCGCTATCAAGACCGGACTTGCCTGGGCGGGGAGGTATTATGTTTTTTATAACGCTTACGATGTTTTTCAGCGGCGGTATTATTCCATCGTATCTCATCGTGAAACAATTAGGAATGGTGGATACGATGTGGGCGCTTGTCTTCCCGGGCGCAATCGCTACCTATAATTTGATTGTGATGAGAACCTATTTTCAAACTAGCATCCCTTGGGAGATCCAGGAGGCGGCTCATATCGATGGCTGTTCGAACTGGAAGCTATTGACACATGTCATATTGCCGCTTTCCAAGCCGATCTTGGCGGTTATGGTCCTGTTTTACGCAGTAGGTCATTGGAATTCGTTCTTCAATGCCTTGATCTATATCCGCAGCAAGGATTTGTTCCCTCT
It contains:
- a CDS encoding extracellular solute-binding protein, producing the protein MKRNWGTVLLSTLVVSSMTLAACSSDTASKEKEGTPKADDAKSVSSAGFPIVKEPLKLKMFTRIAPSNGPFKDMPVFQDYEKMSNIQVEFIEAPTDGFAEKKNLLFASNELPDALYRSGLTQLEAIKYGSGGQLIPLEKLIDSYAPNLKKLMETYSEIRSAITTPEGHIYAIPGIVTVNAARTDKRWMNQAWLKKLNLKEPETTDELYEVLKAFRDKDPNGNGKQDEIPMTARNDKLSIIPQMAGSFGLDLQFGYNINLENDKVNIWMGNDRNKELLMFLNKLYSEKLLDQELFTQKEAQYLAKQGSGNTGFFFDQTNNPMLDTKVANQYIGIAPFKGPHGDRMQSNAAPVPRDFGAFAITPVNKNPEATMRWIDYFFSDDGSTLLRFGRKGENYELRDGIPYYTDAFLATGNQSKITPYAGGGAPHLISEKVASYINPLQVQEAQKKLDPFMPKVKYAPPMFDEQTAQKINVLRNDIDKYYEEQSTKFIVGALSFDKWGEFQATLKKLKIDELQQLYQATYDNLKKQK
- a CDS encoding ABC transporter permease, which produces MKSTANTVVVASRFKSRRSSLLKSIVSRYDLYLMLLVPIVWYLVFHYGPMYGLQIAFKNFSPIKGILGSKWVGLDHFERFVESYYFWRLLWNTISINLFSLFFAFPVPLVLALLVNEIRNKGFSKIVQNITYIPHFISVVVMVGMLMLFLSSRGGPVNTIIQAFGVSPVRFMESAGWFKPIFISSNIWQNMGWQSIIYIAALAGVNPQLYESAKMDGASRLRRIWHVSVPGILPVIVILLILDIGQLMNVGFEKILLMQNNLNLEASDVISTFVYTKGILQGEYSYTAAIGLFNSMVNLTLLMLVNRFARKKAETSLW
- a CDS encoding carbohydrate ABC transporter permease, translated to MREQTLNRKKSDEKIFDIVVNILAALIVVVVLYPLIFIVSASFSDPALLLNGEVILLPKHITLEAYKNVFQNDQIWHSYGNTILYTIVGTSINLLMTTLAAYPLSRPDLPGRGGIMFFITLTMFFSGGIIPSYLIVKQLGMVDTMWALVFPGAIATYNLIVMRTYFQTSIPWEIQEAAHIDGCSNWKLLTHVILPLSKPILAVMVLFYAVGHWNSFFNALIYIRSKDLFPLQLVMREMLLISQADSFDSSADLVDKVLLAESIKYVVIIISSLPVLLMYPFVQKHFVKGVMIGSLKG